Within Montipora foliosa isolate CH-2021 chromosome 3, ASM3666993v2, whole genome shotgun sequence, the genomic segment GATGCGGTCGCTTATCAACAAATcttgaatttcacaaaagtCTACCATGTTTTGTAGAACAGTGGCATATTTATCAATGGGCTCCCCACTTTCCTGTCCACGCGAAAAGAATAAATACCTCTCGTAAATTGTATTCTTGCGAGGCTCACAGTACTGCTCAAAATGCTCTAGAACTTTATCCATTTTGACTTTGTCTTCGTCACTGTCCCACGTGAATGCATTGTAAACATCTAGGGCTTCGTCGCCAATCACGGTGAGAAAAGTTGCTACTCGAATGGGATCTTCCTTTCTGGCTATTCCGATAGCTAGCTCGTAGTTACTCCACTTTTGTTTAAATCTTTTCCAATTTTGAGATACATTTCCACTTGAAAGCTGCAGATGATCCGGTGGGTTTAACCAGAGTTAATCTATTAACTCTGGTTTAACAGACGCCCGGCTGCCATTTCACACCACGCGGTTTCGATTTATGCGAACAGCAAGGTTTTCACAATATAAATATTTCACAAATACGTTCGGCAAAAAGCGTCATCCATCCCACTTTTGACTCCATGTGTTAGTCCATAGTTTCAAAACGAGCAAACTCAACTAAACTGTCTTAGCGAAAACTCAAATAAACTTGCAAGAACGTCACCGAAACGTTTCTACGAGTTTGCGATATTATGTCAGCGGTATTGATCCCTACTTCATAATATATATCACAATAATACTCATCTCAATGACGACCAATTAGTGCAGGGAACTTacagtaattatactaataagcaCATAATTCCTGtagcacaagacaataatgaacaataatattattataattccaCGAGTGCATGTTGATATGAGATTAACCAATCAATCATATCCAATGATTATtgctttattaaattttcatttgattcttaacaTTTCGACAAagttaaagccaatcagtttccagcgtggTAACACTTGACGCATTAAGTTCTCATATTATATCATACTGTATAAGAACTGTTAACTGAGATTaagtgaaccaatgagaaagctaaaAACACAGTATTGGTGGCTCAAAATTTAATAATGTAAGGTATTATCTTTTCCTGGTGCTTACACTGTCATTATCACTTtctgtgtaatggttttatcattgtttttgtttgtaagaAATGGTAGCCATACCCGATTTATAAAGAAACTGAAGTTGTACAGTAGTACAGCAACTACTTTTACTCTTGGTTCACGAAAAAtccttttcattattgtaaatacattgtagCACGGAAGATATCttcaaacaggtctggagaatgttcaccgtcgaaatttcccattttgtctggatcatataagttctttcctccttttgttcagtggttgactagtgacttgtgaaattgtatggtgcacGGCAAGAGACCTAAATGTAGTGTCTCCTTTAGTtataaaacatatattaaagaaaaacaaatattttgaaacacaaataatactgttattgttgttgagtaatgttaggatttagCACTGCCAGTGAtattacaagtgtctcttttgagtggattccccCACTTTCTCCTAAGCTCAGCTGTAAgctctgtcgccttggcttataaGGCGAGAAAACTtattacatgaacaatgtcgacaagatattaactcgaagttaaaaacatacatgtacgttatatgcatttcaggaaAACTTACGACCCCAAAACCCCACAAACTATATCGAGTGGCGTGCAAGTATAAGGCACTGAACATCGCTTTTCTGTATAAAACCAGTTACAAATTGAGTTAAGTGCGAAGACGAACACTAGCGGTGAAAACACCTGCTTCTCTTCgaacttcgatttgaaaaagtctctcttggtgtatgaaatcgAAATTCCACCTTCAAAAAGCTCTCAAAAATTTCCatatacacgaaaaaaaaagtcatatttgatatttttcgcgaaaacaatttacctccaacatatctctattctgagcttaaagagtaaccgaccaccttaagaaacgcaaaattctaaacaacgaacgtcaaatgaagcttcgaagctggtcaaaaactctattggtttaggcgaactggttttggtccgatctcttccctgacggctccgaagcatcgttgaatgatggcagattcagatcatctttttgcaCATTTTATCTGAGGAACGCCAGCGGCGTGGCAGCTTCCACAATGACGTGGTGGATTTTGatgtgattctagtgcgcatgtctagcggtttttgcgctctgtcatGCGGATCGCGCGGAGTTCCGCTATAGTCGTCCGTTCGCTTTGAAAGGCGGCAAGCAGGCTGCAACACACTGAGTTCGCGCAGGCGCAATGCTATCTCATGTGAGCCCTCAGTGCGGTGACGGAAtagaataatatataataagtgagttttgttcctattttatggtatttcaaggtaCCGTGGAAAGAATAACATGGATCAAAAAGGGAGATAGTGTGGCCGAATGGTTAGGGCGTTTCCCTTGAAATCCGGAAATCCCGGGTTCAAGCCCCACTCTGACCactagttgaatttgatcctggtagtccctgactcaacttcccagctgcacttgtaaatagccaactggtttgcctccggccagttgggattcttaacagttgttgctgttctgttccgtcgtttcgttgtttcattggccctgaaaagcccctatgggtagcggtcaattaagtatgtatgcacgacgaaatgttgccttctagTCATTGAATGATCCTGTCATATTTTTAAGGCATTTTCCAATATTATGTAAATTGCTTTACAATTGATAGCGTAccaaatattgaaaataaatgctgtttgttgttgcccatcctttccttgcatctttcactttcatttacctacctagttacatgtaaaataatatgaagacatcacaatgtgcagcacatattaattggaaaacacctcaactgccatccttattatcttaggcgggggcagaTGTAATGAAAACTATTGCTAGTTTTAAATGGCAGGCAGACATGACAGACTACGTTGTGGAAACCACGAAATAAATTGAAATAGACAGATATGCAGAagcaacaagaaagaaaaatatttattttcattctATAGCTTTCTCTGCTATTAAGAAGTCACTAATGGGGCTCCTGCTATCATTACTAGACGTTTTAAATGGAAAAGCAATGACTTCCTTcacgtgaacaaaacatcaGTGACTTGGGAACCAACATCTCTTCAGCacgttttccttcattttttatGATATGATTGagaactttgattttttttcagggGCTATCGTTATTCTTCACTTATCTGTTCTCAAAAATCGTAAATCGTTTCCCTGCGGGTTGTTTTTTAGAATTAAATAAGAATTTCCGTCTAACTTTAACGAGGCTTTTGTTTTATCAGCAAGCAAGTTCTTGCTCTGATGCATTCATTTCCTGTGGATGGTTTTTTTGGCTGccctacataattatttttccttccttatcttgttttagctcccttttggttttcttttacagttttatttttcaTCTCTTAATTAAGAAAGGTGATCTTTTTGCGGCATATCGGCAGTCTGTAGTGGATTAAATGAAAGCGTTGTGAGTTTTTTAATGGAAAAACGTATGCGATTCACTGCCACAGTGTTGCGGCTTTCTTTCCCAGAGAATAGAACTGCGTTGATTTGACTAAGCTAACATTTTCCGTTCATCGATCATCCGgaaattaatttccttttttgtacaCTGCATTTTGTAATTATAAAAACACTGTGTgaattaaggcttaaaattataattaaatgtggcacaAGTGTTTCAAAGTATAATCCTGTAATGGATATTTCCAAAGCAGCACTGGTGTGAATAAATGACTTATAAGCAGCAAGCTACAATGACCGGCAAGTACACTCTTTTAAAAACTCCTTTGAAATCCCAAAtcttcaaatggaaaatttgaaACTTGAGCACTCAATTACAGTCCTAACTGCGTTTTAATTACGTTGTTGAAAATGGTGCTTTAATTTATGTCATCTAACAAGTTTGCCATTATCGGTCAAAGTTTTAATCATCTTCCAAGAGTCCCTTTTATCAATGCCTCGGTGCTCTTAAAAGCCAGCCAATTTTGATCAACAAATAAAACAGGGACCTGAACGAATGCAAGGTAAATAGAAGAGGACGAAAGAGGGAGGAAAATTGCTAAAAGTTTCAAGTTCAAATAATGATGCACTGAAGATATCATTTCTTGAAGGACAGGTGATCATcaaatagggaagatatcgttgacgtcacctttTGTCATTATTtcccaaccagagcctcattggctgtcgaaacaaaggatcttttgttcctgtggctggaacatttgaataacaaaagcaatttcttaccTATACTGAGCCAAGAACAGCAAAACTGCGGCAGaagataattttcttaatttagagCGGTTTCAAAATTCTCTTGCCAAAGATGTAATCGGTTCGAAGGAGCAAAAACAACCCTTGCGATTTCGCCTAAAGAAGACTTTCCATATTTGTTCATTGCCGAAGCAACTAAGCGTTGTTTCACTGTTCATATGTTAAAAGAAAAGTCGACGATGGAAGACGTGTCTACTACAGCTAACAGCGCACCCACATCTATAGCGTATACCGTGTACAGCATAAGCATTGAGAGCAGTGCAAACACAACAAATAACGCTTCGCTGTGGTTGCAGAACGACATTGACAAATTGGCCACAGGATTTAAACTTACGGGCTTTCTTTTACTCTTTCTCGTTTCGTTATCCGGAAACGCCTTACTGGTAGCAGTATTACTCAAGAACGCCAATCACAGAATGCATACACCGAGTAACTATTTCATTTTCAGCATGGCTTGCGGGGATATCATTCTCACTGTATAttgcatgcctcagtttgcAATAACAACAGCCTACCACTATCGATGGCTCGTCAGCGGAGTTGCTGGCCTGGCACTGTGTTGTTTATCAGTCTTCCTTGGTCAATTATCCGTACTTGTTTCCACTGCTAGCCTGTTTGCTATCGCCGTGGATCGTTTGTTTCTGGTGTTTTCtccactgaaaagaaaaattactctTACCAAAGCAAAGTACGCAATTGTTGCAATCTGGTTGTTCTCAATAGTACTCTCTCTGCCACCATTAAAAGTGGCCAAAGTCTTTGAGATAAAGCCTGGATATCCCGTTTGCTTTCTTGATTTTGAGCTGCTGGACTTTATCGTCGTCTACCTTTTGTTATGC encodes:
- the LOC137994542 gene encoding orexin receptor type 2-like, with protein sequence MLKEKSTMEDVSTTANSAPTSIAYTVYSISIESSANTTNNASLWLQNDIDKLATGFKLTGFLLLFLVSLSGNALLVAVLLKNANHRMHTPSNYFIFSMACGDIILTVYCMPQFAITTAYHYRWLVSGVAGLALCCLSVFLGQLSVLVSTASLFAIAVDRLFLVFSPLKRKITLTKAKYAIVAIWLFSIVLSLPPLKVAKVFEIKPGYPVCFLDFELLDFIVVYLLLCFFIVIALPLMAIIAIYIAIAIKLNRTKRPGNQLPSNQGRREQMNHKILTMLVAVVAALIVCRLPLIIVILSCMFGSIEICGQHNFVFAGWFLTYANSGINPWIYFIFSEQFRQGARLVLKKVFPCCCKSVNVIEAVESNGVDISTHLPRQ